In Pseudoclavibacter sp. Marseille-Q3772, the sequence GGCCCACGCAAAGCTCACCAGACCCAGAATCGTGTCGTTCGGCACAAGCGCCATCAGCATCGCAATTGCCGCCACCAGCAGCACCACGACGCGACCCATCCACGCAAGCCCGCGCTGCGAAATGTTCTTGTCGAACATGCGGTAGAGGTCTTCCACCAGCGCCGAGCTGGTCACGATCAGCTGGCTCGAGATCGTCGACATGATCGCGGCAAGCACAGCAGCCAGCACGAACCCGGCGATGAGCGGGTGGAACAGAATCTGCGAGAAGACCAGCAGCACCTGCTCCGGGTCATCTAGCGGCACTTTGTTGTTGTGGAAGTACGCCAGCGCGACGAACGAGCCGAGCACCGTACCGATGAGCGACAGCCCCATCCAGCCGAGCCCAACACGACGACCAGCCTTCGCATCCTCGGGCGAACGCAGCGCCATGAACCGAACGATAATGTGCGGCTGACCAAAGTAGCCAAGGCCCCAAGCCAGCGCCGACACGATCGAGATGATCACGGCCGGGTTCTCCGCGATACCCGCGCCGAACAGCGACAGCTGGTCGGGATTGATTTCGTTGACGGTGTTGATCACTTCACCGAAGCCGCCGGCCTGAATCACGCCGATAATCGGCAGCACAATCAGCGCAGCCATGATGATCACGCCCTGGGCAACGTCGGTCAGCGAAGCACCGAGGAATCCGCCAAAGAAGGTGTACAGCAGTGTCACGCCACCGACAATCAGCATGCCGTGCAAGTATTCGCCGCCGAAGCTGGCCTCAAAGAACTTACCGCCGGCCACCATTCCCGACGAGATGTAGAGGGTGAAAAACACCACGATCACGATTGCGGTCACGGTGCGCAGGATGTGCGTGTTATCGCGCGTGCGGTTCTCAAAGAAACTCGGGATGGTGATGGAGTTACGCGACACCTCAGTGTAGGCACGCAGGCGCGGCGCAACGATGAACCAGTTGAGGTACGCGCCGAGCAGCAGGCCGATCGCGACCCACGCTTCGATGAGGCCGGTCGC encodes:
- the putP gene encoding sodium/proline symporter PutP, with the protein product MMLVAVFIYFAAMVGIGVYAARQTSSHEDYMLGGRRLGPITAALSAGASDMSAWLLMGLPGVIYATGLIEAWVAIGLLLGAYLNWFIVAPRLRAYTEVSRNSITIPSFFENRTRDNTHILRTVTAIVIVVFFTLYISSGMVAGGKFFEASFGGEYLHGMLIVGGVTLLYTFFGGFLGASLTDVAQGVIIMAALIVLPIIGVIQAGGFGEVINTVNEINPDQLSLFGAGIAENPAVIISIVSALAWGLGYFGQPHIIVRFMALRSPEDAKAGRRVGLGWMGLSLIGTVLGSFVALAYFHNNKVPLDDPEQVLLVFSQILFHPLIAGFVLAAVLAAIMSTISSQLIVTSSALVEDLYRMFDKNISQRGLAWMGRVVVLLVAAIAMLMALVPNDTILGLVSFAWAGFGAAFGPLILLSLFWRRLTNWGAMAGMAVGATTVFVWKAVDPFGIGLYELLPAFILALLAAVFVSMATYEHNPEIQREFTRTGAIVLPGSEAAAAGVTGAAQADAAGSGGAADGVSGSGGSDAADGVASADVIEPIDCTDADACGGAASDGSGSGAGSGSSAVR